Proteins encoded together in one Planctopirus ephydatiae window:
- a CDS encoding intermediate filament family protein, producing the protein MAEKQSPAVVGSLIFFVMLSIILGVTTYMFHSNWSTDQAKTAAAETKARQSDTAFKKVENDLIELKKLVGLDLAEVVDPANPNNPQTVAGKMREEMRNLGGSLAQPTFLATLQKLRQELDTTAADRDQITANLNKLQADLLALQKAYQDRSDQNDQKRLVAETQLRNKIDEVAETVNAKNNEINRLRNDYNQIQVEMDTVKDQAARDLTKRDNQIRNLNIINRNLADEVDKVTQISFEIPDGKITRVDNNTRLVWINLGETDLLKVRTTFSVYSKDNYGVGRGKEDVKGKIEVTRIVGPQLAEARIIDEDLYRPIAPGDLIYTPIWSPGRPEAFAFIGGIDIDNDKRNDRDLLREVLTSVGASIAAEVDDNGERTGGPITEKIKFLVIGDIPDVASASADDERARFEKIAEHLKDMRNEARTYGVRIVSLSDFIAYVGYKPKRRLFTPGDDRPYTLKAGAASASTADPLGERSSTGNTSSAFQGERRLPPRTSTGQTSGAFGSKP; encoded by the coding sequence ATGGCTGAAAAGCAATCCCCGGCAGTGGTTGGTTCGCTCATTTTCTTTGTGATGCTCAGCATCATTCTGGGAGTGACGACCTACATGTTTCACAGCAACTGGTCGACGGATCAGGCAAAAACTGCTGCTGCAGAAACGAAAGCCAGGCAGTCTGATACGGCTTTCAAAAAGGTCGAAAACGACCTGATTGAGCTGAAGAAACTGGTGGGGCTCGATCTGGCCGAAGTGGTTGATCCGGCGAATCCGAACAATCCGCAGACGGTCGCCGGCAAGATGCGCGAAGAAATGCGGAATCTGGGAGGATCACTCGCCCAGCCCACATTCCTCGCGACTTTACAAAAATTGAGGCAAGAGCTCGATACGACGGCCGCTGATCGTGATCAGATTACAGCGAACCTGAATAAGCTGCAGGCTGATCTTCTGGCCCTGCAGAAGGCTTATCAGGATCGATCCGATCAGAACGATCAAAAGCGGCTAGTGGCTGAGACTCAATTGCGCAACAAAATTGACGAAGTTGCAGAGACCGTCAACGCCAAGAATAACGAGATCAACCGTCTGCGAAATGACTACAACCAGATTCAGGTTGAGATGGATACCGTCAAGGATCAGGCGGCTCGCGATCTCACCAAACGCGATAACCAGATTCGCAACCTGAATATCATCAATCGCAATCTGGCTGATGAAGTCGATAAGGTGACGCAGATCAGCTTCGAAATTCCCGATGGCAAAATCACCCGCGTGGATAACAACACCCGACTCGTCTGGATCAACCTTGGTGAGACTGATCTGCTCAAGGTTCGCACCACATTCAGTGTCTATAGCAAAGACAACTACGGTGTCGGTCGCGGCAAGGAAGACGTGAAGGGCAAAATTGAAGTGACCCGTATCGTGGGGCCACAACTTGCCGAAGCTCGTATCATCGATGAAGACCTCTACCGGCCGATTGCTCCTGGCGATCTGATTTACACTCCTATCTGGAGTCCTGGTCGCCCTGAAGCGTTTGCCTTTATCGGCGGGATCGACATCGATAACGACAAGCGCAACGATCGCGATCTGCTGAGAGAAGTGCTGACGTCTGTCGGAGCTTCCATTGCTGCGGAAGTTGATGACAACGGCGAACGGACAGGTGGTCCCATCACTGAGAAAATCAAGTTTCTTGTGATTGGTGACATCCCGGATGTGGCCAGTGCCAGTGCCGACGATGAACGGGCCCGCTTCGAAAAGATTGCCGAGCATCTCAAAGATATGCGTAATGAAGCCCGTACTTACGGTGTGCGAATTGTCTCGTTGAGTGACTTCATCGCCTATGTGGGCTACAAGCCAAAACGACGTCTCTTCACTCCGGGCGATGACCGTCCTTACACGCTGAAAGCTGGAGCAGCCAGTGCTTCGACGGCAGATCCTTTGGGTGAGCGTTCATCCACAGGGAACACATCGAGTGCTTTCCAGGGCGAACGTCGTCTGCCACCTCGAACATCCACAGGCCAGACGAGCGGTGCTTTTGGCAGTAAGCCATAA
- a CDS encoding YhaN family protein: MRIASLHLENVGPFRKTTWNLNPSRGFQLFIGPNEAGKSTALRALADALYGFPHTLPDGESFQPYRDRRVGLSLISDDGQQLRFLRRKATKQALRGLDDKTVVDEAELSRWLQQVDRTRFEQFFGLDHARLVQGGNELLNSKGDIGTILFAGSQLQGAPQILEALSQEAASLFAPRAQNPPINSQIRQHADLMAKVNQLMVKPQAWRDVQTEFDQASTTKDKLQAQLKELEKRVSHLARLNAACTPARQLRQIRQQLQSYADLPMLDEEFFEQVEAVRQKIFSAAHEQRVKQDELRQLKSTLDQLPPVESIWLEHESTIRELVETRGSIQKARKDTPKVQKELLLAKARQQAILDQWKWAPADQSASIPRKLRKELEALQAEWLVLTERKKALTDRAQALARTTARIASEPVDRRETLRQELAKTQAELQTATSLLEADQKIRTLRISQTTLERNVAQAWQKLEPQTLMTQWAEARTLSEQIALLSSTNIPPHDVIEQFREEIDTRHEQVLTAIAALEKAQLEQSQTLEERQRLRTLILQTKPEDLANARSERDQLWAQFQQQLGNETRDHQPLIEQAQLVQQSIQQADQLADALFKQATNVYRDQELALRTEQLSTSIQQLQERLTTQKDLESQALDHWENLWRSTGISPKSPREMLVWSRMAHELIELGEKLAAINDELTAHDQQCEIFCHQFDTSQSIEADTPVLQPLPTIQARLKIDEQNLLEKIRAADLLELDRQRLNDDQTAYQHDLEAWQSTSQEWEQRWKAAILATGWGESTTPDELAELLEQFQLLEQTQTSVQKLEERLSGMADDESTFQEQIFEFVRTSSPLEAENLIASFPPVELSQAIETRQNSARVQQAQYQQQQATIERLTAAVEQLGDELELAQEQLNQALRQASLEEPSELTALREKCRLRRKLAEDGVNQELELARQCGTNSVEELFQQALEVDPATLPPEIESLGQEISSLREQLGQATARLEAARLALAGMSGESKAAELNEEASDLRRLIIQDSREYLRLVTAAELLRSAIKTYREQHQGPVFALAASIFTRMTGGVFEGLQIDSEDGSQELLVRCHDGRTLRVTELSTGTADQLFLAIRLAWIEEYLHQHPPFPLVLDDVLVQFDDERTRYALEVLGELSRRTQILCFTHHEHLKELVEQTLEPDQYEIHSLQRLRTPPFKN, from the coding sequence ATGAGGATTGCTTCACTCCACCTGGAGAACGTCGGCCCCTTCCGCAAGACGACCTGGAACCTCAATCCATCCCGAGGATTTCAATTGTTTATCGGGCCCAATGAGGCGGGCAAAAGTACCGCACTCAGGGCCCTGGCTGATGCTCTGTACGGCTTTCCTCACACGTTGCCGGATGGTGAGTCCTTTCAACCTTATCGGGATCGTCGTGTTGGTCTCTCTTTGATCAGCGATGATGGCCAGCAGCTCCGTTTTCTCCGCCGCAAGGCAACTAAACAGGCCTTGCGTGGCCTGGATGACAAGACGGTGGTCGATGAAGCCGAATTGAGCCGGTGGCTGCAACAGGTGGATCGTACCCGCTTTGAACAGTTCTTCGGGCTTGACCACGCCCGGCTGGTTCAAGGTGGTAACGAACTGCTGAACTCGAAAGGAGATATTGGCACAATCCTCTTTGCAGGTTCTCAATTACAAGGAGCACCGCAGATTCTCGAAGCGCTGTCCCAGGAGGCAGCCAGCCTGTTCGCCCCCCGAGCACAGAATCCGCCCATCAACAGCCAGATCCGGCAGCATGCCGACCTGATGGCCAAGGTCAATCAGTTGATGGTCAAGCCACAGGCCTGGCGCGACGTTCAAACCGAGTTTGATCAGGCAAGTACCACCAAAGACAAGCTGCAGGCGCAACTCAAAGAGCTGGAAAAACGAGTCAGCCATCTGGCGAGGCTCAATGCCGCCTGTACTCCGGCCCGGCAACTTCGGCAGATCAGGCAGCAACTGCAAAGCTATGCCGACTTGCCCATGCTCGACGAAGAATTTTTTGAACAGGTCGAAGCTGTCCGCCAGAAGATTTTTAGCGCTGCCCACGAGCAACGTGTCAAGCAGGACGAATTGCGGCAGTTGAAATCCACCCTCGATCAATTGCCTCCTGTCGAATCGATCTGGCTGGAACACGAAAGCACCATCCGCGAACTCGTCGAAACTCGCGGATCAATTCAAAAGGCCCGCAAAGACACTCCCAAAGTTCAAAAAGAGCTGCTTCTGGCAAAAGCCAGACAACAGGCCATCCTCGATCAGTGGAAATGGGCTCCTGCGGATCAATCCGCTTCGATCCCCAGGAAACTTCGCAAAGAGCTGGAAGCACTTCAGGCCGAGTGGCTCGTGCTGACCGAACGCAAAAAAGCACTGACAGATCGCGCTCAGGCCCTGGCTAGAACCACAGCCAGAATTGCCAGCGAACCAGTCGATCGCCGAGAGACATTGCGGCAAGAGCTGGCCAAAACTCAGGCTGAGCTGCAAACAGCCACCTCACTGCTCGAAGCCGATCAGAAGATCAGAACTCTCCGCATCAGCCAGACAACACTCGAACGAAACGTGGCGCAGGCCTGGCAGAAGCTTGAACCACAGACGCTCATGACTCAGTGGGCGGAAGCACGCACGCTTTCGGAACAGATCGCACTGCTCTCGTCGACGAACATCCCCCCTCACGACGTGATCGAACAGTTCCGCGAAGAAATCGACACCAGGCACGAGCAAGTGCTCACAGCAATTGCCGCTCTCGAAAAAGCACAGCTCGAACAGTCCCAGACGCTCGAAGAGCGGCAACGACTGCGCACATTGATTCTGCAAACCAAGCCCGAAGATCTGGCCAACGCGCGAAGCGAACGCGATCAGCTCTGGGCACAATTCCAGCAACAACTGGGAAACGAAACGCGAGACCATCAGCCACTGATCGAACAGGCTCAGCTCGTGCAGCAGTCAATTCAGCAAGCCGATCAACTGGCTGATGCACTCTTCAAGCAGGCGACCAATGTCTATCGCGATCAAGAGCTCGCCTTACGAACGGAGCAACTTTCAACTTCCATCCAGCAACTGCAAGAGCGACTCACCACCCAGAAAGATCTCGAAAGCCAGGCACTAGATCACTGGGAAAACTTGTGGCGTTCCACAGGCATCTCCCCCAAATCTCCTCGCGAAATGCTGGTCTGGTCTCGCATGGCACATGAGTTGATCGAACTCGGCGAAAAGCTCGCGGCAATCAACGACGAACTCACCGCTCACGATCAACAGTGCGAAATCTTCTGCCACCAGTTCGACACTTCACAGAGCATCGAGGCAGATACACCCGTACTTCAACCTTTACCGACAATTCAAGCACGGCTCAAGATCGACGAACAGAACCTGCTGGAAAAAATTCGTGCTGCGGACCTGCTCGAACTCGACAGGCAACGTCTGAACGATGATCAGACAGCCTATCAACACGATCTCGAAGCCTGGCAATCGACCAGCCAGGAGTGGGAACAACGGTGGAAAGCCGCCATCCTGGCGACTGGCTGGGGAGAGTCGACCACACCCGATGAACTCGCGGAGTTGTTAGAACAGTTTCAACTTCTGGAGCAGACCCAGACCTCGGTTCAAAAGCTCGAAGAGAGACTCTCGGGTATGGCCGACGATGAATCGACCTTTCAGGAACAGATCTTCGAGTTTGTCCGCACATCGAGTCCTCTTGAAGCCGAGAACCTGATTGCCAGCTTCCCGCCCGTTGAACTTTCGCAAGCCATCGAGACTCGGCAGAATTCGGCCCGTGTGCAGCAGGCTCAATATCAACAGCAGCAGGCCACTATCGAGCGTCTGACTGCCGCAGTGGAACAACTGGGTGATGAACTGGAACTTGCCCAGGAACAACTGAACCAGGCTCTCAGGCAGGCCAGCCTCGAAGAACCCTCCGAATTGACGGCACTGCGAGAGAAATGCCGCCTCCGCAGAAAACTTGCGGAAGATGGTGTCAATCAGGAACTCGAACTGGCCCGGCAATGCGGGACCAATTCTGTAGAAGAGCTTTTCCAGCAGGCACTCGAAGTCGACCCTGCGACGCTCCCCCCAGAAATTGAATCACTCGGACAGGAAATCAGTTCCTTGAGAGAGCAACTGGGGCAAGCCACCGCGCGCCTGGAAGCCGCCCGCCTGGCATTGGCAGGTATGAGTGGAGAATCGAAAGCGGCCGAATTGAATGAAGAGGCCAGTGATCTGCGCCGGCTGATTATTCAGGATAGCCGGGAGTATCTGCGATTAGTGACTGCCGCCGAGCTGTTACGCTCCGCGATCAAGACCTACCGAGAGCAGCATCAGGGGCCGGTCTTTGCCCTGGCCGCGTCGATTTTTACGCGCATGACGGGGGGTGTGTTTGAAGGTTTGCAGATTGATTCCGAGGATGGTTCTCAAGAACTGCTGGTGCGTTGCCACGATGGACGCACGCTGCGAGTGACTGAACTTTCGACAGGCACCGCC
- a CDS encoding ABC transporter ATP-binding protein encodes MNHMSDDEAQAAPPDQVQQPTPLDNEDFEKAASSPAGAADEASDQIAWADPNHAISLHNVTHRYQGKKALDRVSFVVEKGALHGFVGPNGAGKTTSLKLVCTLLQPQAGRVRVFGEDVVDNIRKVRTMIGFMPDHFSTYRQMTVNEYLDFFAAAYGLPPARRIEVIEQVLSLVDMNHRQNDLISGLSRGMQQRVGLARVLVNDPELLLLDEPASGLDPRARIELMDILRALRSMGKTIFISSHILSELAELCDAVTIIDRGEIRFSGRIGDLLTNPQNRHTLRFEFAPGSADMREALAQIEGVVSAEKSGEGAGYRVEFDPARLDANQLVVRVASLGVPLVSFSEDRRQLNEAFMDLTTAGVR; translated from the coding sequence ATGAATCACATGTCGGATGATGAAGCTCAGGCGGCCCCTCCTGATCAAGTCCAGCAGCCGACTCCACTGGACAATGAAGACTTTGAAAAAGCGGCGTCTTCTCCCGCTGGTGCTGCTGATGAGGCGTCAGATCAGATTGCCTGGGCCGATCCCAACCATGCGATCTCCCTGCACAACGTCACGCATCGTTATCAGGGAAAGAAGGCTCTGGATCGCGTCTCATTTGTCGTTGAAAAAGGAGCGCTGCATGGGTTCGTCGGGCCCAATGGAGCGGGTAAGACCACTTCGCTGAAGCTGGTCTGCACGTTATTGCAGCCACAAGCCGGGCGCGTGCGCGTCTTTGGCGAAGATGTCGTCGATAACATTCGTAAAGTCCGCACGATGATCGGCTTCATGCCCGATCACTTCAGCACCTACCGGCAGATGACTGTCAACGAATATCTCGATTTCTTTGCCGCGGCTTATGGGTTGCCACCAGCCCGCCGTATCGAAGTGATCGAGCAGGTGCTGTCGCTGGTGGATATGAACCATCGCCAGAACGATCTGATCAGCGGGCTTTCGCGCGGGATGCAGCAACGCGTGGGGCTGGCTCGAGTTTTGGTCAATGATCCGGAACTTTTACTGCTCGATGAACCGGCTTCAGGGCTGGATCCCCGGGCACGTATTGAGTTGATGGATATTTTGAGAGCCCTGCGGAGCATGGGCAAAACGATCTTCATCAGCTCGCATATTCTTTCGGAACTGGCGGAACTGTGTGATGCCGTCACGATCATCGACCGGGGAGAAATTCGCTTTTCAGGCCGCATTGGTGATCTGCTGACCAATCCCCAAAATCGCCACACATTGCGATTTGAGTTTGCGCCTGGATCCGCCGACATGCGTGAGGCGCTGGCTCAGATCGAAGGGGTTGTTTCGGCGGAAAAATCGGGCGAAGGGGCCGGCTATCGCGTCGAGTTTGATCCTGCCCGGCTCGATGCCAATCAACTCGTCGTGCGCGTCGCTTCTCTGGGTGTCCCGCTGGTCAGCTTCAGTGAAGATCGGCGACAACTCAACGAAGCCTTCATGGATCTGACAACGGCTGGTGTTCGATAA
- a CDS encoding metallophosphoesterase family protein, translated as MPSFLHVADLHLDSPRSGLSRDASAPVSEIQQAPRRALERLIDEALRRKVSAVVIAGDLYDGDWKDHQTGLFFVRQAQKLADARIPVVMITGNHDAQSVITQQLPLPPNVKVLSVDAPETFLLEDCGLALHGQGFKNRAVPQNLSANYPAKINSLFNVGLLHTSLTGFEGHEVYAPCSLSDLARTGYEYWALGHIHKRQEFPLASGGMAVFPGNLQGRHIRECGPKGCEVIEYQPNGILQRESIVLDVFRWELLSISVDGLSSRDEILALIEDHLRAFRTSADPQPHALRIELIGATTCHGQLINRQRELRAEIQSLVVQSGSGNWWLEDLSLRTIFPEASIDAGLASAASQELLALASSELQATHSSPELHRLMQSLTEDLRKKLPAEISWSEVLGPTSSPSASSTTNETSATAGIEWSPLLEESLALLSARLEQPQAQISTGRKGRS; from the coding sequence ATGCCCTCTTTTCTGCACGTAGCCGACCTCCATCTCGACAGTCCGAGAAGTGGACTTTCTCGCGATGCCAGTGCCCCGGTTTCTGAAATTCAGCAGGCTCCTCGCAGAGCACTCGAGCGATTGATTGACGAAGCCCTGAGGCGAAAGGTTTCTGCGGTTGTGATTGCTGGCGATCTTTACGATGGCGACTGGAAAGATCACCAGACGGGTCTCTTCTTCGTGAGGCAGGCCCAGAAGCTGGCCGACGCCAGGATCCCAGTGGTGATGATCACCGGCAATCACGATGCCCAGTCAGTCATCACCCAGCAGCTTCCTTTACCCCCCAACGTGAAAGTTTTAAGTGTCGATGCACCTGAGACATTCCTCCTCGAGGATTGCGGTCTGGCACTGCATGGGCAAGGTTTCAAGAACCGGGCCGTACCGCAAAATCTGTCGGCGAACTATCCCGCTAAAATCAACAGCCTCTTCAACGTAGGGCTCCTGCATACGTCGCTGACAGGCTTCGAAGGCCACGAAGTTTATGCCCCCTGCAGCTTGAGTGATCTGGCCCGGACCGGCTACGAATACTGGGCCCTGGGGCATATTCACAAACGGCAGGAATTCCCGCTGGCCAGTGGCGGGATGGCAGTTTTTCCAGGGAATCTGCAGGGGCGCCATATTCGTGAATGCGGGCCCAAAGGCTGCGAAGTTATCGAGTATCAACCGAACGGAATTCTCCAGCGAGAGTCAATTGTCCTCGATGTCTTTCGTTGGGAACTGCTTTCGATTTCAGTGGACGGATTATCTTCCCGAGACGAAATTCTCGCACTGATTGAAGATCACCTGCGCGCTTTTCGCACTTCCGCAGATCCCCAACCACATGCCCTGCGCATCGAACTGATTGGGGCCACAACTTGTCATGGCCAGCTCATCAACCGCCAGCGAGAACTTCGTGCCGAAATCCAGAGCCTCGTGGTACAGTCAGGAAGTGGCAACTGGTGGCTCGAAGACCTTTCGCTCCGCACAATCTTTCCAGAGGCATCCATTGATGCTGGTTTAGCCAGTGCTGCCTCTCAGGAATTGCTGGCATTGGCCAGCTCTGAACTGCAGGCAACCCATTCCTCTCCCGAATTGCATCGTCTGATGCAAAGCTTGACTGAGGATTTGCGAAAGAAGCTCCCTGCGGAAATCTCGTGGAGTGAAGTCCTTGGCCCCACCTCTTCGCCCTCTGCCAGTTCCACAACAAACGAGACATCAGCCACCGCGGGAATCGAGTGGAGTCCGCTTCTGGAAGAATCTTTAGCACTTCTCTCAGCTCGGCTGGAGCAACCCCAGGCGCAAATCTCCACAGGTCGAAAGGGGCGGTCATGA
- the polA gene encoding DNA polymerase I encodes MRRDPTSKNRTANEVNPRDLFSNLEPEPQTQLPPVITPLPKDSQIAEPSQAAVNSLSTETTKDTAVPTKLRERAWLIDVFGVMFQVFHAIPPMTSPAGQPTNAVFGFCRDLLWLIEKQKPTWLICAMDSPGPGIRESWYPEYKANRTEMPEDLRPQIPLLKEVFEAFGLPIIQQDGWEADDVLASLAAQFARHGTDVAIVTNDKDARQLLTPQIQIYNLRKMTWFNEASLLEEWGIRPDQVVDFQGLVGDAVDNVPGVPLVGPKKAAALLQQFETLEGVLAHADQAPGAKLKENLKNFAEQARLSQKLVRLNTELQLDFDPEAGRHFRPDVEKLQALFRRLGFRKLVDEAARVLGQVPRSTVGTTQNSATTLPSLNDGNPAENSLFSEPQNNTVVTVQSLQRLERTWEMVNTPEGLAALSRQLPLLTQICIDLETTGLDPLRDEIVGWAIAWAAQHGQLARAVYLPVLGPPGCVLLDGKAVVQTLKPILENPQCQLINQNVKFDLLAMRKVGIRPATIGLDTMVGDYLLDAGARSHNLEVLGQKYLSAVTIPISDLLGSGKNQKTMDQIEIERVAEYATEDAELVVRMTPMIEAQLREAGLWKLYDEVEKPLIPVLADMEFKGIKVDVPELERQSQELSITLARLMSEIHELAGREFNIDSPLQLRKILFDELKLPVQKKTKTGPSTDQEVLELLAPLHPLPAKITEHRHLTKLKGTYLDALPLLVHPQSGRIHTSFNQVVAATGRLSSSDPNLQNIPIRTPEGSRIRRAFVSRDPEWRLVCADYSQIELRMLAHFSQDPALVSAFEHGEDIHRLVAAQVHQVALEDVTSDMRRIAKAVNFGVMYGQSPYGLSAALGISREAATTFIDEYFTRYAGVTTFMENVLDECLATGYARTILGRRRPIEGVRGPRERNRNRNMAERTGINTVIQGSAADLIKMAMIRVHHRLERENHPGQLLLQIHDELVLEAPAHLAEELGALVREEMTKALPLDVPLEVDVAIGTNWLDTQ; translated from the coding sequence ATGCGTCGAGATCCAACTTCCAAAAACCGTACGGCCAATGAAGTGAATCCGCGCGATCTGTTTTCCAATCTTGAACCCGAGCCACAAACACAGCTCCCACCTGTCATCACTCCTTTGCCCAAAGACTCTCAAATAGCGGAACCATCACAAGCAGCCGTGAATTCTTTAAGCACAGAGACCACCAAGGACACCGCTGTTCCCACAAAACTCCGGGAACGCGCCTGGCTGATCGATGTGTTCGGCGTCATGTTCCAGGTCTTCCATGCCATCCCGCCGATGACTAGCCCTGCTGGTCAGCCAACCAATGCGGTGTTTGGCTTTTGCCGTGATCTCTTATGGCTCATTGAGAAGCAGAAACCCACCTGGCTCATCTGCGCCATGGATAGCCCGGGCCCCGGGATTCGCGAATCGTGGTATCCGGAATACAAGGCAAATCGTACCGAGATGCCCGAAGATCTCCGACCACAAATTCCTCTCTTGAAAGAGGTTTTCGAAGCCTTTGGACTACCCATCATTCAGCAGGATGGCTGGGAAGCTGACGACGTACTCGCTTCGCTGGCTGCACAATTTGCCAGGCACGGAACAGATGTCGCCATTGTCACTAATGACAAAGACGCCCGCCAACTCCTGACGCCGCAAATTCAGATCTATAACCTCAGGAAAATGACCTGGTTTAACGAAGCCTCTTTGCTCGAAGAGTGGGGCATCAGGCCTGATCAGGTAGTGGACTTTCAAGGACTGGTCGGGGATGCCGTCGATAACGTACCCGGTGTGCCGCTGGTCGGGCCCAAAAAGGCAGCGGCTCTCTTGCAGCAGTTTGAAACTTTGGAAGGGGTTCTGGCCCATGCCGATCAGGCCCCGGGTGCCAAGCTGAAAGAAAACCTCAAAAACTTTGCGGAACAAGCCCGGCTCAGCCAGAAACTTGTGCGGCTCAACACAGAACTCCAGTTAGATTTTGACCCGGAAGCAGGCCGACATTTCCGTCCCGATGTGGAAAAGCTGCAGGCACTGTTCCGGCGCTTAGGCTTCCGCAAACTGGTCGATGAAGCCGCAAGAGTCCTGGGACAGGTACCGCGCTCAACAGTGGGCACAACTCAAAATTCGGCGACCACTCTACCATCGCTGAATGATGGGAATCCTGCTGAGAATTCACTCTTTTCAGAGCCTCAAAACAACACTGTGGTAACAGTACAGTCTTTACAAAGGCTGGAGCGAACATGGGAAATGGTGAATACTCCGGAAGGTCTCGCAGCGCTCTCCCGGCAATTGCCATTGCTCACGCAAATCTGTATCGATCTGGAAACAACCGGGCTCGACCCATTGCGCGATGAAATTGTTGGCTGGGCCATAGCCTGGGCGGCCCAGCATGGCCAGCTAGCCAGGGCAGTTTATCTACCTGTCCTGGGGCCTCCAGGATGCGTGCTGCTTGATGGAAAAGCAGTCGTTCAAACGCTCAAGCCCATTCTCGAGAATCCTCAATGCCAATTGATCAATCAGAATGTGAAGTTTGACCTGCTGGCCATGCGCAAGGTGGGAATTCGACCCGCCACCATAGGTCTTGATACCATGGTCGGTGACTATCTGCTCGATGCGGGTGCGCGTTCGCATAACTTGGAAGTGCTGGGGCAAAAGTATCTCTCTGCTGTCACGATTCCTATCTCAGATCTGCTGGGAAGTGGCAAAAACCAGAAGACGATGGATCAGATCGAGATCGAGCGCGTCGCCGAGTATGCCACCGAAGATGCTGAACTGGTCGTGCGCATGACACCCATGATTGAAGCACAACTCCGCGAGGCCGGGCTTTGGAAGCTGTACGATGAAGTTGAAAAGCCTCTGATTCCGGTACTGGCCGATATGGAGTTCAAAGGCATCAAGGTCGATGTGCCCGAACTCGAACGGCAAAGCCAGGAGCTGTCGATCACGCTGGCCCGGTTGATGTCCGAAATTCACGAACTGGCGGGCCGGGAGTTCAATATCGATTCCCCTCTGCAATTACGAAAAATCCTTTTTGATGAACTGAAACTGCCAGTTCAGAAGAAAACCAAGACGGGTCCCAGCACCGATCAGGAAGTGCTCGAACTACTGGCCCCCTTGCATCCTTTGCCTGCGAAAATTACCGAGCACAGGCATCTGACCAAGCTCAAAGGGACATACCTTGACGCCTTGCCACTTCTGGTTCACCCGCAGTCGGGGCGTATTCACACCTCGTTCAATCAGGTGGTGGCTGCGACTGGCCGGTTAAGTTCCAGCGACCCGAATCTGCAGAACATTCCGATTCGTACACCAGAAGGAAGCCGCATTCGTCGAGCCTTTGTTTCGCGCGACCCGGAGTGGCGACTTGTCTGTGCCGATTACTCGCAGATCGAACTGCGCATGCTGGCCCATTTCAGCCAGGATCCGGCACTGGTTTCCGCTTTTGAACATGGTGAAGACATCCATCGCCTCGTGGCGGCTCAAGTGCATCAGGTGGCTCTGGAAGATGTCACCAGTGACATGCGCCGCATTGCGAAAGCCGTCAATTTCGGCGTGATGTATGGCCAGAGCCCTTATGGTCTCAGTGCCGCACTCGGAATTAGCCGAGAAGCCGCCACGACATTTATTGATGAGTATTTTACGAGGTATGCAGGTGTCACGACCTTTATGGAAAACGTGCTCGATGAATGCCTGGCAACTGGTTATGCACGGACAATCCTTGGTCGCCGCCGGCCCATTGAAGGGGTACGCGGCCCCCGTGAACGCAATCGAAATCGGAACATGGCCGAACGCACGGGAATCAACACTGTGATTCAAGGGTCGGCTGCGGATCTGATCAAAATGGCGATGATTCGAGTTCATCATCGGCTCGAACGCGAGAATCATCCGGGGCAACTTCTGTTACAGATTCATGATGAACTCGTTCTCGAAGCTCCTGCTCATCTGGCAGAAGAGTTGGGTGCCCTCGTCCGTGAAGAAATGACAAAGGCCTTACCTTTGGATGTCCCACTGGAAGTGGATGTGGCAATTGGTACCAACTGGCTCGACACTCAATAA